A single window of Eleginops maclovinus isolate JMC-PN-2008 ecotype Puerto Natales chromosome 19, JC_Emac_rtc_rv5, whole genome shotgun sequence DNA harbors:
- the pabpc4 gene encoding polyadenylate-binding protein 4 — MNNTATGSYPMASLYVGDLHPDITEAMLYEKFSPAGPVLSIRVCRDMITRRSLGYAYVNFSQPADAERALDTMNFDVVKGKPIRIMWSQRDPSLRKSGVGNVFIKNLDKSIDNKALYDTFSAFGNILSCKVVCDENGSKGYAFVHFETQDAADRAIEKMNGMLLNDRKVFVGRFKSRKEREAELGAKAKEFTNVYIKNFGDDMEDERLKELFDKYGKILSVKVMTDPTGKCRGFGFVSFEKHEDANKAVEDMNGTEYNGKTVFVGRAQKKMERQAELKRKFELLKQERISRYQGVNLYIKNLDDTIDDEKLRKEFSPFGSITSAKVMLEEGRSKGFGFVCFSSPEEATKAVTEMNGRIVGSKPLYVALAQRKEERKAHLTNQYMQRIAGMRAMPANAIINQFQPTSGYFMPAVPQAQNRTTYYAPNQLAQMRPNPRWQQQGGRGQGGFQGIPNSLRQPGPRANLRHMSPGGGAQGPRASGQAMAPRPSMGVPGPRAMPPYKYATGVRNPNPQVVQPIALQQAQPAVHVQGQEPLTASMLAAAPPQEQKQMLGERLFPLIQSMHANLAGKITGMLLEIDNSELLHMLESHESLRSKVEEAVAVLQAHQAKKDATQKVGSMATTAAAATS, encoded by the exons ATGAACAACACAGCGACGGGGAGTTATCCGATGGCTTCTCTCTACGTTGGCGACCTGCACCCCGACATCACGGAGGCTATGCTGTATGAGAAATTCAGCCCAGCCGGACCGGTGCTCTCCATTCGGGTCTGCCGTGACATGATCACCCGGCGATCCCTCGGATACGCCTATGTGAACTTCTCTCAACCCGCTGACG ctGAGAGAGCCCTGGACACCATGAACTTTGACGTGGTGAAAGGGAAGCCAATCAGAATCATGTGGTCCCAAAGAGACCCATCCCTCAGGAAGTCTGGAGTGGGCAACGTGTTCATCAAGAACCTTGACAAGTCCATTGACAACAAAGCCCTGTACGACACCTTCTCTGCCTTTGGCAACATCCTCTCCTGCAAG GTGGTGTGTGATGAAAATGGTTCCAAGGGCTACGCTTTTGTCCACTTCGAGACCCAAGATGCTGCTGATCGTGCCATCGAGAAGATGAACGGCATGCTTCTGAATGACCGCAAGGT GTTTGTGGGTCGTTTCAAATCTCGCAAAGAACGGGAGGCTGAACTTGGTGCCAAGGCCAAAGAGTTTACCAATGTGTACATCAAGAACTTTGGGGATGATATGGAGGATGAACGGCTGAAAGAGCTTTTCGATAAATATG GTAAAATTCTCAGCGTGAAGGTGATGACAGATCCCACCGGCAAATGCAGAGGCTTTGGATTTGTTAGttttgaaaaacatgaagaTGCTAACAAG GCTGTAGAGGACATGAACGGCACTGAATATAATGGCAAGACAGTGTTTGTTGGCCGGGCTCAGAAAAAGATGGAGCGGCAGGCGGAGCTCAAGAGGAAGTTTGAGCTACTGAAACAAGAGAGGATCAGTCGTTACCAG GGCGTTAATCTTTACATTAAGAACCTGGATGACACCATAGACGATGAGAAACTGCGTAAAGAGTTCTCTCCATTCGGGTCCATCACAAGTGCTAAG GTGATGCTAGAGGAGGGTCGCTCCAAGGGCTTCGGCTTTGTCTGCTTCTCCTCCCCTGAAGAGGCCACCAAGGCCGTGACTGAGATGAACGGACGCATCGTTGGATCCAAACCCCTCTACGTTGCTCTGGCTCAGCGCAAAGAGGAGCGCAAAGCCCACCTCACCAACCAGTACATGCAGCGTATTGCTGGTATGAGGGCCATGCCGGCTAATGCTATCATTAATCAGTTCCAGCCCACCAGTGGCTACTTCATGCCAGCTGTGCCACAG GCCCAGAATAGGACAACGTACTATGCACCAAATCAGCTGGCCCAAATGCGACCCAACCCCAGGTGGCAGCAGCAAGGTGGTAGAGGTCAAG GAGGTTTCCAGGGGATTCCTAACTCGCTACGTCAGCCAGGACCCCGTGCTAACTTGAGACACATGAGTCCAGGCGGTGGCGCACAGGGCCCACGAG CCTCTGGCCAGGCCATGGCTCCTCGTCCCTCGATGGGAGTCCCAGGACCTCGCGCCATGCCTCCTTACAAATATGCCACTGGTGTCCGTAACCCCAACCCCCAGGTGGTGCAACCTATTGCTTTACAGCAG GCTCAGCCGGCTGTGCACGTTCAGGGCCAGGAGCCTCTCACGGCCTCCATGTTGGCTGCTGCACCCCCACAGGAGCAGAAACAGATGCTAG gTGAGCGTCTTTTCCCACTGATTCAGTCCATGCATGCCAACCTGGCAGGAAAGATCACTGGCATGCTGCTGGAGATCGACAACTCTGAACTGCTGCATATGCTGGAGTCTCATGAATCTCTGCGCTCAAAG gtggaagaagctgttgcTGTGCTGCAAGCACACCAGGCAAAGAAGGATGCCACTCAGAAAGTGGGCAGCATggctactactgctgctgcggCCACATCCTAA